In Zingiber officinale cultivar Zhangliang chromosome 1A, Zo_v1.1, whole genome shotgun sequence, a genomic segment contains:
- the LOC122025406 gene encoding uncharacterized protein LOC122025406 isoform X3, with translation MFTEGLDEKAISWINQGSNVANKSRSPLTEKYSLDSTVYQQFPSKCNTSFLSSKVLPPVKFQSVLLSPHSHLLVDSEEEESVCSVPEGYYANYSDTFEGGLRSSGDSDLFEKPGQGNFEEEIMSGEYLSCEPEGEAGREQRPTLIRGISKENLRVLIEEKNSSDDEKVKKSLNANTVSDAFSLDDERNGFPNSHVHSLDEFMAANFQELGTPSAPPILANRKECSTSNLDGENKVRLNTDVSSDNPIQPQEVGETSAGNLLVEQNVHAPMSETNLASHISSYNTSVQSAWQTFIAYDACFRLCLNAWARNCIEAPEFLQDECMTLRNAFGLQTFLLHPRGQILGDRIHDERKEGTNVAKVKRIRLLAKRRKLRSISSHRTLYMQMGADYVKKMSEILKSQINLLRATYEPIASEEFMHCFLQLKNSSKDAPSESGCSVCLKLGTGDSHIFYPENQGDSILIEVQDINQVNHGHATIPISSLIESHQGEVTKWFPLYLEEHGCVGKLQLSFTIFHSSDKLASTKMLQGGPVVETMIYDLVLEAAMRAQNIHSRNLHINGHWKWLLNEFADYYGVSNAYTKLRFLSSIMSIATPIKECLELIHEVLLPIIKARGEKSLTRQERSILLDCEDQINNLLTTTFENYKSLDELSPTGLSDTFGIILVSAAPALLPAVQIFTLLHDILSQEAQNILRNYLQIAAAKRCRRHMVETDEFISGNCDTLYTDPMTVSTTYLKMKMLCLNISNEIQADIKIHNQHIFPSSIDLPSITASIYSTELYKRLKGFLAACPPSNPAQHVAELLIQSADFERDLDSWNIRSVHGGFVSKDLFHHYILVWIQDTQLQLLDLCKSEKMLCSDVSPSFSTSTFVEHMYEQIAKSINDYEVVISRWPQYLMALENAVAEVERAALKALEKQYNEILIPLRDGIPKIIEKQVQRLTRRQSISFYVVPNQLGIFLNTLKRILDVLHPGIEHILKCWASCLTIEGGNNIFGEQMNGFTVTLRKKYKKYMQAIVEKLVCNAQSNRTTRLKRILEEAKEAAGESEIRDRMQTLCLQLTDSIHNLHCIFTSRIFVTICRGFWDKMGQIILTFLESRKENRIWYRGSDYALGILDDLFASEMQKLLGKSLQDKDLDPPRSVIEARSILC, from the exons ATGTTCACCGAAGGGCTAGACGAGAAGGCCATCAGCTGGATTAATCAG GGATCAAATGTTGCCAACAAGTCTCGTTCTCCTCTGACGGAGAAATATTCTCTGGATTCAACTGTCTACCAACAATTTCCATCCAAATGCAATACGTCGTTCTTATCTTCAAAAGTCTTGCCGCCTGTAAAATTCCAATCAGTCTTGCTTAGTCCGCACTCTCACTTGTTGGTAGACTCTGAGGAAGAAGAGAGTGTTTGTTCGGTTCCGGAAGGCTACTACGCCAATTACTCTGACACCTTTGAGGGAGGTTTACGTTCTAGTGGTGATTCTGATCTCTTTGAGAAACCAGGTCAGGGAAATTTTGAGGAAGAAATCATGTCTGGTGAATATTTGAGCTGCGAGCCAGAAGGAGAAGCAGGTAGGGAACAGAGGCCAACTTTGATTCGTGGGATTTCAAAAGAGAATCTACGGGTACTAATAGAAGAAAAAAATTCATCGGATGATGAAAAGGTGAAAAAAAGTTTGAATGCTAACACAGTCTCAGATGCATTTTCCCTGGACGATGAACGAAATGGCTTCCCCAATTCTCAT GTTCATAGTTTAGATGAATTCATGGCTGCGAATTTTCAAGAACTTGGAACACCCAGTGCTCCTCCCATTTTGGCAAACAGAAAAGAGTGTAGCACCTCAAATTTAGATG GTGAAAACAAGGTTAGATTAAACACCGACGTTTCATCTGACAATCCAATACAACCACAAGAAGTTGGAGAGACTTCAGCAGG AAACCTACTCGTGGAACAAAATGTGCATGCTCCTATGTCTGAAACAAATTTGGCTTCCCATATATCAAGCTACAATACCAG TGTCCAGAGTGCATGGCAAACATTTATCGCTTACGATGCATGTTTCCGTCTGTGCTTGAATGCATGGGCAAGAAACTGCATAGAGGCCCCAGAGTTCCTTCAAGATGAGTGCATGACTCTACGAAATGCATTTGG ATTGCAGACTTTCTTGCTGCATCCCAGAGGCCAAATACTAGGAGACAGAATTCATgatgagagaaaagaaggaacaaATGTTGCTAAAG TGAAAAGGATTCGTCTTCTAGCTaaaagaagaaagctgcgatctATTTCTTCTCATAGAACATTGTATATGCAAATGGGTGCGGATTATGTTAAGAAAATGTCAGAGATTTTGAAGAGTCAAATTAATTTACTAAGAGCAACCTATGAACCAATTGCTTCTGAAG AATTTATGCATTGTTTTCTACAATTGAAGAACTCCAGTAAAGATGCACCTAGTGAATCAGGTTGTAGTGTGTGCTTGAAACTTGGCACCGGTGATTCTCATATTTT TTATCCAGAGAATCAAGGAGATTCTATTTTGATTGAAGTCCAAGATATAAATCAGGTCAACCATGGTCATGCTACAATACCAATTTCATCTCTCATTGAAAGTCAT CAGGGAGAAGTAACCAAATGGTTCCCTCTATATTTAGAAGAACATGGTTGTGTAGGAAAGCTTCAGCTCTCATTCACTATCTTTCACTCTTCTGATAAGTTGGCTTCTACAAAG ATGTTGCAGGGTGGTCCAGTTGTTGAAACAATGATATATGATTTGGTACTAGAGGCAGCTATGAGAGCTCAAAATATTCATTCAAGGAATTTACATATAAATGGTCATTGGAAGTGGCTTTTAAATGAGTTTGCTGATTATTATGGAGTATCTAATGCATATACCAAGCTAAG GTTTCTTTCATCCATCATGAGTATTGCAACACCCATAAAGGAATGTTTAGAGCTTATACATGAAGTTCTTTTACCCATCATCAAAGCTCGAGGAGAAAAAAGTCTGACTAGACAAGAG AGAAGCATACTACTGGATTGTGAAGatcaaattaacaatttgttAACTACTACTTTTGAGAACTACAAATCATTAGATGAACTCTCACCAACAGGACTATCTGATACTTTTGGCATAATTCTGGTGTCTGCTGCACCAGCTTTACTACCTGCTGTACAGATATTCACCCTTTTGCATGATATACTCTCCCAGGAAGCTcaaaatattttgagaaattatttGCAG ATTGCTGCAGCAAAGCGGTGTAGGCGACATATGGTGGAGACTGATGAGTTTATCTCAGGAAATTGTGATACACTGTACACAGACCCTATGACTGTCTCAACAACATACCTCAAGATGAAAATGCTATGCTTGAACATAAGCAACGAGATTCAAGCAGATATCAAGATTCACAATCAGCATATATTCCCTAG TTCTATAGATTTACCAAGTATTACTGCTTCAATATATAGCACTGAGCTCTACAAAAGGCTCAAAGGGTTTCTTGCAGCTTGTCCTCCATCTAACCCTGCACAGCATGTAGCAGAGCTACTGATTCAAAGTGCTGATTTTGAAAGAGATCTTGACTCATGGAACATCAG GTCAGTCCATGGAGGTTTTGTTTCAAAAGACTTGTTCCACCACTATATATTGGTTTGGATCCAAGATACTCAACTTCAGTTACTTGATCTGTGCAAGTCAGAGAAG ATGTTATGCTCAGATGTATCCCCAAGTTTTTCAACCTCAACATTTGTTGAGCATATGTATGAACAGATTGCTAAAAGCATAAATGACTATGAAGTGGTTATCAGCAGATGGCCTCAGTACTTAATGGCTTTAGAAAAT GCTGTTGCTGAAGTAGAAAGAGCGGCACTTAAGGCACTAGAAAAACAATATAATGAGATTTTAATACCTCTAAGAGATGGGATCCCAAAGATAATTGAGAAGCAGGTGCAAAGGCTTACAAGGAGACAATCCATATCCTTTTATGTTGTACCCAATCAG CTAGGAATCTTTTTGAACACACTCAAAAGAATCCTTGATGTGCTACATCCAGGAATTGAGCATATTTTAAAATGTTGGGCATCGTGCTTAACAATTGAGGGCGGAAATAATATATTTGGTGAACAAATGAATGGATTCACTGTCACATTAAGGAAAAAGTATAAGAAGTATATGCAAGCAATTGTAGAAAAGCTTGTCTGCAAT GCACAATCTAACCGAACCACCAGACTGAAAAGAATTCTTGAAGAAGCAAAAGAAGCAGCAGGTGAATCTGAGATTCGTGACAGAATGCAGACATTATGTTTGCAACTAACAGATTCAATCCATAATCTTCATTGTATCTTCACAAGCAGGATTTTTGTTACAATTTGTCGTGGTTTCTGGGATAAAATGGGACAG ATTATCCTGACATTTCTCGAAAGCCGCAAGGAGAACCGTATATGGTATCGAGGATCTGATTATGCTTTAGGG ATCTTGGATGATCTCTTCGCATCGGAAATGCAGAAATTGCTTGGGAAATCATTGCAAGATAAAGACTTGGATCCACCTCGTTCAGTGATTGAAGCTCGGTCCATTCTTTGTTGA
- the LOC122025406 gene encoding uncharacterized protein LOC122025406 isoform X1, with protein sequence MFTEGLDEKAISWINQGSNVANKSRSPLTEKYSLDSTVYQQFPSKCNTSFLSSKVLPPVKFQSVLLSPHSHLLVDSEEEESVCSVPEGYYANYSDTFEGGLRSSGDSDLFEKPGQGNFEEEIMSGEYLSCEPEGEAGREQRPTLIRGISKENLRVLIEEKNSSDDEKVKKSLNANTVSDAFSLDDERNGFPNSHVHSLDEFMAANFQELGTPSAPPILANRKECSTSNLDGENKVRLNTDVSSDNPIQPQEVGETSAGNLLVEQNVHAPMSETNLASHISSYNTSVQSAWQTFIAYDACFRLCLNAWARNCIEAPEFLQDECMTLRNAFGLQTFLLHPRGQILGDRIHDERKEGTNVAKGRKIIGQLEVEVKRIRLLAKRRKLRSISSHRTLYMQMGADYVKKMSEILKSQINLLRATYEPIASEEFMHCFLQLKNSSKDAPSESGCSVCLKLGTGDSHIFYPENQGDSILIEVQDINQVNHGHATIPISSLIESHQGEVTKWFPLYLEEHGCVGKLQLSFTIFHSSDKLASTKMLQGGPVVETMIYDLVLEAAMRAQNIHSRNLHINGHWKWLLNEFADYYGVSNAYTKLRFLSSIMSIATPIKECLELIHEVLLPIIKARGEKSLTRQERSILLDCEDQINNLLTTTFENYKSLDELSPTGLSDTFGIILVSAAPALLPAVQIFTLLHDILSQEAQNILRNYLQIAAAKRCRRHMVETDEFISGNCDTLYTDPMTVSTTYLKMKMLCLNISNEIQADIKIHNQHIFPSSIDLPSITASIYSTELYKRLKGFLAACPPSNPAQHVAELLIQSADFERDLDSWNIRSVHGGFVSKDLFHHYILVWIQDTQLQLLDLCKSEKMLCSDVSPSFSTSTFVEHMYEQIAKSINDYEVVISRWPQYLMALENAVAEVERAALKALEKQYNEILIPLRDGIPKIIEKQVQRLTRRQSISFYVVPNQLGIFLNTLKRILDVLHPGIEHILKCWASCLTIEGGNNIFGEQMNGFTVTLRKKYKKYMQAIVEKLVCNAQSNRTTRLKRILEEAKEAAGESEIRDRMQTLCLQLTDSIHNLHCIFTSRIFVTICRGFWDKMGQIILTFLESRKENRIWYRGSDYALGILDDLFASEMQKLLGKSLQDKDLDPPRSVIEARSILC encoded by the exons ATGTTCACCGAAGGGCTAGACGAGAAGGCCATCAGCTGGATTAATCAG GGATCAAATGTTGCCAACAAGTCTCGTTCTCCTCTGACGGAGAAATATTCTCTGGATTCAACTGTCTACCAACAATTTCCATCCAAATGCAATACGTCGTTCTTATCTTCAAAAGTCTTGCCGCCTGTAAAATTCCAATCAGTCTTGCTTAGTCCGCACTCTCACTTGTTGGTAGACTCTGAGGAAGAAGAGAGTGTTTGTTCGGTTCCGGAAGGCTACTACGCCAATTACTCTGACACCTTTGAGGGAGGTTTACGTTCTAGTGGTGATTCTGATCTCTTTGAGAAACCAGGTCAGGGAAATTTTGAGGAAGAAATCATGTCTGGTGAATATTTGAGCTGCGAGCCAGAAGGAGAAGCAGGTAGGGAACAGAGGCCAACTTTGATTCGTGGGATTTCAAAAGAGAATCTACGGGTACTAATAGAAGAAAAAAATTCATCGGATGATGAAAAGGTGAAAAAAAGTTTGAATGCTAACACAGTCTCAGATGCATTTTCCCTGGACGATGAACGAAATGGCTTCCCCAATTCTCAT GTTCATAGTTTAGATGAATTCATGGCTGCGAATTTTCAAGAACTTGGAACACCCAGTGCTCCTCCCATTTTGGCAAACAGAAAAGAGTGTAGCACCTCAAATTTAGATG GTGAAAACAAGGTTAGATTAAACACCGACGTTTCATCTGACAATCCAATACAACCACAAGAAGTTGGAGAGACTTCAGCAGG AAACCTACTCGTGGAACAAAATGTGCATGCTCCTATGTCTGAAACAAATTTGGCTTCCCATATATCAAGCTACAATACCAG TGTCCAGAGTGCATGGCAAACATTTATCGCTTACGATGCATGTTTCCGTCTGTGCTTGAATGCATGGGCAAGAAACTGCATAGAGGCCCCAGAGTTCCTTCAAGATGAGTGCATGACTCTACGAAATGCATTTGG ATTGCAGACTTTCTTGCTGCATCCCAGAGGCCAAATACTAGGAGACAGAATTCATgatgagagaaaagaaggaacaaATGTTGCTAAAGGTAGGAAAATCATTGGACAGCTGGAGGTAGAAG TGAAAAGGATTCGTCTTCTAGCTaaaagaagaaagctgcgatctATTTCTTCTCATAGAACATTGTATATGCAAATGGGTGCGGATTATGTTAAGAAAATGTCAGAGATTTTGAAGAGTCAAATTAATTTACTAAGAGCAACCTATGAACCAATTGCTTCTGAAG AATTTATGCATTGTTTTCTACAATTGAAGAACTCCAGTAAAGATGCACCTAGTGAATCAGGTTGTAGTGTGTGCTTGAAACTTGGCACCGGTGATTCTCATATTTT TTATCCAGAGAATCAAGGAGATTCTATTTTGATTGAAGTCCAAGATATAAATCAGGTCAACCATGGTCATGCTACAATACCAATTTCATCTCTCATTGAAAGTCAT CAGGGAGAAGTAACCAAATGGTTCCCTCTATATTTAGAAGAACATGGTTGTGTAGGAAAGCTTCAGCTCTCATTCACTATCTTTCACTCTTCTGATAAGTTGGCTTCTACAAAG ATGTTGCAGGGTGGTCCAGTTGTTGAAACAATGATATATGATTTGGTACTAGAGGCAGCTATGAGAGCTCAAAATATTCATTCAAGGAATTTACATATAAATGGTCATTGGAAGTGGCTTTTAAATGAGTTTGCTGATTATTATGGAGTATCTAATGCATATACCAAGCTAAG GTTTCTTTCATCCATCATGAGTATTGCAACACCCATAAAGGAATGTTTAGAGCTTATACATGAAGTTCTTTTACCCATCATCAAAGCTCGAGGAGAAAAAAGTCTGACTAGACAAGAG AGAAGCATACTACTGGATTGTGAAGatcaaattaacaatttgttAACTACTACTTTTGAGAACTACAAATCATTAGATGAACTCTCACCAACAGGACTATCTGATACTTTTGGCATAATTCTGGTGTCTGCTGCACCAGCTTTACTACCTGCTGTACAGATATTCACCCTTTTGCATGATATACTCTCCCAGGAAGCTcaaaatattttgagaaattatttGCAG ATTGCTGCAGCAAAGCGGTGTAGGCGACATATGGTGGAGACTGATGAGTTTATCTCAGGAAATTGTGATACACTGTACACAGACCCTATGACTGTCTCAACAACATACCTCAAGATGAAAATGCTATGCTTGAACATAAGCAACGAGATTCAAGCAGATATCAAGATTCACAATCAGCATATATTCCCTAG TTCTATAGATTTACCAAGTATTACTGCTTCAATATATAGCACTGAGCTCTACAAAAGGCTCAAAGGGTTTCTTGCAGCTTGTCCTCCATCTAACCCTGCACAGCATGTAGCAGAGCTACTGATTCAAAGTGCTGATTTTGAAAGAGATCTTGACTCATGGAACATCAG GTCAGTCCATGGAGGTTTTGTTTCAAAAGACTTGTTCCACCACTATATATTGGTTTGGATCCAAGATACTCAACTTCAGTTACTTGATCTGTGCAAGTCAGAGAAG ATGTTATGCTCAGATGTATCCCCAAGTTTTTCAACCTCAACATTTGTTGAGCATATGTATGAACAGATTGCTAAAAGCATAAATGACTATGAAGTGGTTATCAGCAGATGGCCTCAGTACTTAATGGCTTTAGAAAAT GCTGTTGCTGAAGTAGAAAGAGCGGCACTTAAGGCACTAGAAAAACAATATAATGAGATTTTAATACCTCTAAGAGATGGGATCCCAAAGATAATTGAGAAGCAGGTGCAAAGGCTTACAAGGAGACAATCCATATCCTTTTATGTTGTACCCAATCAG CTAGGAATCTTTTTGAACACACTCAAAAGAATCCTTGATGTGCTACATCCAGGAATTGAGCATATTTTAAAATGTTGGGCATCGTGCTTAACAATTGAGGGCGGAAATAATATATTTGGTGAACAAATGAATGGATTCACTGTCACATTAAGGAAAAAGTATAAGAAGTATATGCAAGCAATTGTAGAAAAGCTTGTCTGCAAT GCACAATCTAACCGAACCACCAGACTGAAAAGAATTCTTGAAGAAGCAAAAGAAGCAGCAGGTGAATCTGAGATTCGTGACAGAATGCAGACATTATGTTTGCAACTAACAGATTCAATCCATAATCTTCATTGTATCTTCACAAGCAGGATTTTTGTTACAATTTGTCGTGGTTTCTGGGATAAAATGGGACAG ATTATCCTGACATTTCTCGAAAGCCGCAAGGAGAACCGTATATGGTATCGAGGATCTGATTATGCTTTAGGG ATCTTGGATGATCTCTTCGCATCGGAAATGCAGAAATTGCTTGGGAAATCATTGCAAGATAAAGACTTGGATCCACCTCGTTCAGTGATTGAAGCTCGGTCCATTCTTTGTTGA
- the LOC122025406 gene encoding uncharacterized protein LOC122025406 isoform X2, translated as MFTEGLDEKAISWINQGSNVANKSRSPLTEKYSLDSTVYQQFPSKCNTSFLSSKVLPPVKFQSVLLSPHSHLLVDSEEEESVCSVPEGYYANYSDTFEGGLRSSGDSDLFEKPGQGNFEEEIMSGEYLSCEPEGEAGREQRPTLIRGISKENLRVLIEEKNSSDDEKVKKSLNANTVSDAFSLDDERNGFPNSHVHSLDEFMAANFQELGTPSAPPILANRKECSTSNLDGENKVRLNTDVSSDNPIQPQEVGETSAGNLLVEQNVHAPMSETNLASHISSYNTSVQSAWQTFIAYDACFRLCLNAWARNCIEAPEFLQDECMTLRNAFGLQTFLLHPRGQILGDRIHDERKEGTNVAKGRKIIGQLEVEVKRIRLLAKRRKLRSISSHRTLYMQMGADYVKKMSEILKSQINLLRATYEPIASEEFMHCFLQLKNSSKDAPSESGCSVCLKLGTGDSHIFYPENQGDSILIEVQDINQVNHGHATIPISSLIESHGEVTKWFPLYLEEHGCVGKLQLSFTIFHSSDKLASTKMLQGGPVVETMIYDLVLEAAMRAQNIHSRNLHINGHWKWLLNEFADYYGVSNAYTKLRFLSSIMSIATPIKECLELIHEVLLPIIKARGEKSLTRQERSILLDCEDQINNLLTTTFENYKSLDELSPTGLSDTFGIILVSAAPALLPAVQIFTLLHDILSQEAQNILRNYLQIAAAKRCRRHMVETDEFISGNCDTLYTDPMTVSTTYLKMKMLCLNISNEIQADIKIHNQHIFPSSIDLPSITASIYSTELYKRLKGFLAACPPSNPAQHVAELLIQSADFERDLDSWNIRSVHGGFVSKDLFHHYILVWIQDTQLQLLDLCKSEKMLCSDVSPSFSTSTFVEHMYEQIAKSINDYEVVISRWPQYLMALENAVAEVERAALKALEKQYNEILIPLRDGIPKIIEKQVQRLTRRQSISFYVVPNQLGIFLNTLKRILDVLHPGIEHILKCWASCLTIEGGNNIFGEQMNGFTVTLRKKYKKYMQAIVEKLVCNAQSNRTTRLKRILEEAKEAAGESEIRDRMQTLCLQLTDSIHNLHCIFTSRIFVTICRGFWDKMGQIILTFLESRKENRIWYRGSDYALGILDDLFASEMQKLLGKSLQDKDLDPPRSVIEARSILC; from the exons ATGTTCACCGAAGGGCTAGACGAGAAGGCCATCAGCTGGATTAATCAG GGATCAAATGTTGCCAACAAGTCTCGTTCTCCTCTGACGGAGAAATATTCTCTGGATTCAACTGTCTACCAACAATTTCCATCCAAATGCAATACGTCGTTCTTATCTTCAAAAGTCTTGCCGCCTGTAAAATTCCAATCAGTCTTGCTTAGTCCGCACTCTCACTTGTTGGTAGACTCTGAGGAAGAAGAGAGTGTTTGTTCGGTTCCGGAAGGCTACTACGCCAATTACTCTGACACCTTTGAGGGAGGTTTACGTTCTAGTGGTGATTCTGATCTCTTTGAGAAACCAGGTCAGGGAAATTTTGAGGAAGAAATCATGTCTGGTGAATATTTGAGCTGCGAGCCAGAAGGAGAAGCAGGTAGGGAACAGAGGCCAACTTTGATTCGTGGGATTTCAAAAGAGAATCTACGGGTACTAATAGAAGAAAAAAATTCATCGGATGATGAAAAGGTGAAAAAAAGTTTGAATGCTAACACAGTCTCAGATGCATTTTCCCTGGACGATGAACGAAATGGCTTCCCCAATTCTCAT GTTCATAGTTTAGATGAATTCATGGCTGCGAATTTTCAAGAACTTGGAACACCCAGTGCTCCTCCCATTTTGGCAAACAGAAAAGAGTGTAGCACCTCAAATTTAGATG GTGAAAACAAGGTTAGATTAAACACCGACGTTTCATCTGACAATCCAATACAACCACAAGAAGTTGGAGAGACTTCAGCAGG AAACCTACTCGTGGAACAAAATGTGCATGCTCCTATGTCTGAAACAAATTTGGCTTCCCATATATCAAGCTACAATACCAG TGTCCAGAGTGCATGGCAAACATTTATCGCTTACGATGCATGTTTCCGTCTGTGCTTGAATGCATGGGCAAGAAACTGCATAGAGGCCCCAGAGTTCCTTCAAGATGAGTGCATGACTCTACGAAATGCATTTGG ATTGCAGACTTTCTTGCTGCATCCCAGAGGCCAAATACTAGGAGACAGAATTCATgatgagagaaaagaaggaacaaATGTTGCTAAAGGTAGGAAAATCATTGGACAGCTGGAGGTAGAAG TGAAAAGGATTCGTCTTCTAGCTaaaagaagaaagctgcgatctATTTCTTCTCATAGAACATTGTATATGCAAATGGGTGCGGATTATGTTAAGAAAATGTCAGAGATTTTGAAGAGTCAAATTAATTTACTAAGAGCAACCTATGAACCAATTGCTTCTGAAG AATTTATGCATTGTTTTCTACAATTGAAGAACTCCAGTAAAGATGCACCTAGTGAATCAGGTTGTAGTGTGTGCTTGAAACTTGGCACCGGTGATTCTCATATTTT TTATCCAGAGAATCAAGGAGATTCTATTTTGATTGAAGTCCAAGATATAAATCAGGTCAACCATGGTCATGCTACAATACCAATTTCATCTCTCATTGAAAGTCAT GGAGAAGTAACCAAATGGTTCCCTCTATATTTAGAAGAACATGGTTGTGTAGGAAAGCTTCAGCTCTCATTCACTATCTTTCACTCTTCTGATAAGTTGGCTTCTACAAAG ATGTTGCAGGGTGGTCCAGTTGTTGAAACAATGATATATGATTTGGTACTAGAGGCAGCTATGAGAGCTCAAAATATTCATTCAAGGAATTTACATATAAATGGTCATTGGAAGTGGCTTTTAAATGAGTTTGCTGATTATTATGGAGTATCTAATGCATATACCAAGCTAAG GTTTCTTTCATCCATCATGAGTATTGCAACACCCATAAAGGAATGTTTAGAGCTTATACATGAAGTTCTTTTACCCATCATCAAAGCTCGAGGAGAAAAAAGTCTGACTAGACAAGAG AGAAGCATACTACTGGATTGTGAAGatcaaattaacaatttgttAACTACTACTTTTGAGAACTACAAATCATTAGATGAACTCTCACCAACAGGACTATCTGATACTTTTGGCATAATTCTGGTGTCTGCTGCACCAGCTTTACTACCTGCTGTACAGATATTCACCCTTTTGCATGATATACTCTCCCAGGAAGCTcaaaatattttgagaaattatttGCAG ATTGCTGCAGCAAAGCGGTGTAGGCGACATATGGTGGAGACTGATGAGTTTATCTCAGGAAATTGTGATACACTGTACACAGACCCTATGACTGTCTCAACAACATACCTCAAGATGAAAATGCTATGCTTGAACATAAGCAACGAGATTCAAGCAGATATCAAGATTCACAATCAGCATATATTCCCTAG TTCTATAGATTTACCAAGTATTACTGCTTCAATATATAGCACTGAGCTCTACAAAAGGCTCAAAGGGTTTCTTGCAGCTTGTCCTCCATCTAACCCTGCACAGCATGTAGCAGAGCTACTGATTCAAAGTGCTGATTTTGAAAGAGATCTTGACTCATGGAACATCAG GTCAGTCCATGGAGGTTTTGTTTCAAAAGACTTGTTCCACCACTATATATTGGTTTGGATCCAAGATACTCAACTTCAGTTACTTGATCTGTGCAAGTCAGAGAAG ATGTTATGCTCAGATGTATCCCCAAGTTTTTCAACCTCAACATTTGTTGAGCATATGTATGAACAGATTGCTAAAAGCATAAATGACTATGAAGTGGTTATCAGCAGATGGCCTCAGTACTTAATGGCTTTAGAAAAT GCTGTTGCTGAAGTAGAAAGAGCGGCACTTAAGGCACTAGAAAAACAATATAATGAGATTTTAATACCTCTAAGAGATGGGATCCCAAAGATAATTGAGAAGCAGGTGCAAAGGCTTACAAGGAGACAATCCATATCCTTTTATGTTGTACCCAATCAG CTAGGAATCTTTTTGAACACACTCAAAAGAATCCTTGATGTGCTACATCCAGGAATTGAGCATATTTTAAAATGTTGGGCATCGTGCTTAACAATTGAGGGCGGAAATAATATATTTGGTGAACAAATGAATGGATTCACTGTCACATTAAGGAAAAAGTATAAGAAGTATATGCAAGCAATTGTAGAAAAGCTTGTCTGCAAT GCACAATCTAACCGAACCACCAGACTGAAAAGAATTCTTGAAGAAGCAAAAGAAGCAGCAGGTGAATCTGAGATTCGTGACAGAATGCAGACATTATGTTTGCAACTAACAGATTCAATCCATAATCTTCATTGTATCTTCACAAGCAGGATTTTTGTTACAATTTGTCGTGGTTTCTGGGATAAAATGGGACAG ATTATCCTGACATTTCTCGAAAGCCGCAAGGAGAACCGTATATGGTATCGAGGATCTGATTATGCTTTAGGG ATCTTGGATGATCTCTTCGCATCGGAAATGCAGAAATTGCTTGGGAAATCATTGCAAGATAAAGACTTGGATCCACCTCGTTCAGTGATTGAAGCTCGGTCCATTCTTTGTTGA